In Melospiza georgiana isolate bMelGeo1 chromosome 8, bMelGeo1.pri, whole genome shotgun sequence, one genomic interval encodes:
- the HNRNPH3 gene encoding heterogeneous nuclear ribonucleoprotein H3 isoform X2, translated as MDWSGKHNGPNDTTNDGTVVRLRGLPFGCSKEEIVQFFQGLEIVPNGITLTLDYQGRSTGEAFVQFASKEIAENALGKHKERIGHRYIEIFKSSKSEIRGFSDMPRRMMGQQRPGPYDRPLGGRGGYYGAGRGRYGGFDDYGGYNNYGYGNDGYDDRMRDGRGMGGHGYGAGDAGSGFHGGGHFVHMRGLPFRATENDIANFFSPLNPIRVHIDIGADGRATGEADVEFVTHEDAVAAMSKDKNHMQHRYIELFLNSTAGGGSGMGGYGRDGMDQGYGSVGRMGMGSNYSGGYGTPDGLGGYSRGSGNSGGYYGQGSMGGGGWRGMY; from the exons atgGACTGGAGTGGAAAACACAATGGGCCCAATGATACAACCAATGACGGAACGGTGGTACGACTCCGAGGCCTCCCATTTGGGTGCAGTAAAGAAGAGATTGTTCAGTTTTTCCAAG GGTTGGAAATCGTGCCAAATGGGATAACATTGACGCTGGACTACCAGGGGAGAAGCACAGGGGAGGCCTTCGTGCAGTTTGCTTCAAAGGAGATAGCAGAAAATGCTCTGGGGAAACACAAGGAAAGAATAGGGCACAG ATACATTGAAATCTTCAAAAGTAGTAAGAGCGAAATCAGAGGATTCTCTGACATGCCAAGAAGAATGATGGGACAACAGCGGCCTGGACCATATGATAGACCATTGGGAGGAAGAGGGGGTTATTATGGAGCTGGGCGTGGAA GGTATGGTGGCTTTGATGATTATGGTGGCTATAATAACTATGGCTACGGAAACGACGGCTATGACGACAGGATGAGGGATGGGAGAG GCATGGGAGGCCATGGCTATGGAGCTGGAGATGCAGGGTCGGGGTTCCATGGTGGAGGTCATTTTGTTCACATGAGAGGGCTGCCTTTCCGAGCCACGGAAAACGATATTGCTAAC TTTTTCTCCCCATTGAACCCTATAAGAGTTCACATTGACATTGGAGCAGATGGAAGAGCCACAGGAGAGGCAGATGTGGAGTTTGTGACCCACGAGGACGCGGTGGCCGCCATGTCCAAGGATAAGAATCACATGC AGCATCGGTATATTGAGCTGTTCCTGAATTCCACTGCTGGAGGTGGCTCTGGAATGGGAGGCTATGGCAGAGATGGAATGG ATCAAGGGTACGGCTCCGTCGGTAGAATGGGGATGGGCAGCAATTACAGCGGTGGCTACGGAACCCCGGACGGCCTGGGTGGATACA GTCGTGGCAGTGGAAATAGTGGAGGATACTATGGGCAAGGCAGTATGGGTGGAGGAGGCTGGCGTGGGATGTATTGA
- the HNRNPH3 gene encoding heterogeneous nuclear ribonucleoprotein H3 isoform X1, which produces MDWSGKHNGPNDTTNDGTVVRLRGLPFGCSKEEIVQFFQGLEIVPNGITLTLDYQGRSTGEAFVQFASKEIAENALGKHKERIGHRYIEIFKSSKSEIRGFSDMPRRMMGQQRPGPYDRPLGGRGGYYGAGRGSMYDRMRRGGGGYDGGYGGFDDYGGYNNYGYGNDGYDDRMRDGRGMGGHGYGAGDAGSGFHGGGHFVHMRGLPFRATENDIANFFSPLNPIRVHIDIGADGRATGEADVEFVTHEDAVAAMSKDKNHMQHRYIELFLNSTAGGGSGMGGYGRDGMDQGYGSVGRMGMGSNYSGGYGTPDGLGGYSRGSGNSGGYYGQGSMGGGGWRGMY; this is translated from the exons atgGACTGGAGTGGAAAACACAATGGGCCCAATGATACAACCAATGACGGAACGGTGGTACGACTCCGAGGCCTCCCATTTGGGTGCAGTAAAGAAGAGATTGTTCAGTTTTTCCAAG GGTTGGAAATCGTGCCAAATGGGATAACATTGACGCTGGACTACCAGGGGAGAAGCACAGGGGAGGCCTTCGTGCAGTTTGCTTCAAAGGAGATAGCAGAAAATGCTCTGGGGAAACACAAGGAAAGAATAGGGCACAG ATACATTGAAATCTTCAAAAGTAGTAAGAGCGAAATCAGAGGATTCTCTGACATGCCAAGAAGAATGATGGGACAACAGCGGCCTGGACCATATGATAGACCATTGGGAGGAAGAGGGGGTTATTATGGAGCTGGGCGTGGAAGTATGTATGACAGAATGCGTCGAGGAGGTGGTGGATATGACGGTG GGTATGGTGGCTTTGATGATTATGGTGGCTATAATAACTATGGCTACGGAAACGACGGCTATGACGACAGGATGAGGGATGGGAGAG GCATGGGAGGCCATGGCTATGGAGCTGGAGATGCAGGGTCGGGGTTCCATGGTGGAGGTCATTTTGTTCACATGAGAGGGCTGCCTTTCCGAGCCACGGAAAACGATATTGCTAAC TTTTTCTCCCCATTGAACCCTATAAGAGTTCACATTGACATTGGAGCAGATGGAAGAGCCACAGGAGAGGCAGATGTGGAGTTTGTGACCCACGAGGACGCGGTGGCCGCCATGTCCAAGGATAAGAATCACATGC AGCATCGGTATATTGAGCTGTTCCTGAATTCCACTGCTGGAGGTGGCTCTGGAATGGGAGGCTATGGCAGAGATGGAATGG ATCAAGGGTACGGCTCCGTCGGTAGAATGGGGATGGGCAGCAATTACAGCGGTGGCTACGGAACCCCGGACGGCCTGGGTGGATACA GTCGTGGCAGTGGAAATAGTGGAGGATACTATGGGCAAGGCAGTATGGGTGGAGGAGGCTGGCGTGGGATGTATTGA
- the LOC131086300 gene encoding basic proline-rich protein-like codes for MDHELCFCWGLEAGYPGPGPRDDLSPPRGAAVPGSPRGRRAAPGAVCVTGPGAGGHRRRPTKGAATAAPAGAEPPRSRDRGPDPRPLPAAIYRASPGRPPLACPAPAAPPAAPRCPPLFSEVPRCACLPPAPPVPLAAAGTPARRSPGAAAALGSTAQNGGRDRERGSAPPPPPPPTGARRARPGPGRAPSPRRRRLRPPSPPGGPRRRSPGPLALSAHREPLAHPWPCPGSRSRRAGRASRSAPSRAAGPQLRSAHGQHGSVRAARLSRYPRRAPPHTRLGGSRARAARGGRAGGGGEGGKERLRMRSRGGGVPPLPLAASSAEGPPRARARSSLGHAAAAARFGAKRERARPGAGAGRARARASPRGAAVPSRPR; via the exons ATGGATCACGAGCTTTGTTTCTGTTGGGGACTGGAGGCCGGGTATCCAGGCCCAGGCCCGCGGGATGATCTCAGCccgccccgcggggccgccgTGCCGGGATCGCCGCGTGGCCGGCGGGCGGCAC CCGGGGCCGTGTGCGTGACTGGGCCGGGTGCGGGGGGGCACCGCCGCCGTCCCACAAAGGGAGCCGCCACGGCCGCCCCGGCAggcgcggagccgccgcgcTCCCGGGACCGCGGCCCTGACCcccgcccgctccccgccgccaTTTACCGCGCCTCCCCGGGGCGCCCGCCGctcgcctgccccgctcccgccgcgccccccgccgcgccccgctgCCCACCTCTATTCTCGGAGGTGCCGCGCTGTGCCTGcctgccgcccgccccgcccgtACCCCTCGCCGCCGCAGGAACCCCGGCCCGCCGCTctcccggggccgccgccgccctcgGCTCCACCGCTCAAAATGGCGGCCGCGATCGGGAACGAGGCTCCGCACCGCCTCCCCCTCCCCCGCCCACGGGCGCGCGCCGGGCCCGACCCGGCCCCGGCCGGGCCCCGAGCCCCCGCCGGCGGCGCCTCCGCCCGCCGAGCCCCCCGggcgggccccgccgccgctcgccCGGCCCGCTCGCCCTCTCCGCTCACCGCGAGCCTCTCGCGCACCCCTGGCCGTGCCCCGGCAGCCGCTCGCGCCGGGCAGGACGCGCCTCTCGCTCTGCGCCGAGCCGTGCGGCGGGCCCACAGCTGCGCAGCGCCCACGGGCAGCACGGGAGCGTCCGGGCCGCGCGACTATCGCGATACCCGCGCCGCGCGCCGCCTCACACCCGCCTGGGCGGCTCCCGCGCACGCGCCGCTCGCGGGGGGagagcggggggggggggggagggtgGAAAGGAGCGACTGCGCATGCGGAGTAGGGGAGGGGGCGTTCCGCCTTTGCCTCTCGCCGCCTCCTCTGCTGAGGGGCCGCCCAGGGCGCGTGCGCGCTCCTCCCTCGGTCAcgcggccgccgccgctcgTTTTGGCGCCAAGCGGGAGCGCGCGCGGCCGGGAGCGGGGGCGGGGCGCGCGCGTGCCCGGGCGTCCCCTCGCGGCGCCGCCGTCCCCTCACGGCCGCGCTGA
- the PBLD gene encoding phenazine biosynthesis-like domain-containing protein, which produces MQIPIFTVDAFTNRPFSGNPAAVCLLENDLDEDLHQKIAAEMNLSETAFIRKLKPGDDFTKSSCFGLRWFTPASEVPLCGHATLASAAVLFHVQKNTNSVLTFVTLSGELKARQVEDHIVLDLPLYTAYPQELKEVEELIKAAVGDMSVQDIRYSPDTRKLLVRLSDTYDRSVLENLKVNAQHFLSAEKTGKLKGLILTVKGNSSGKGHDFYSRYFAPWVGVLEDPVTGSAHAVLSSYWSEQLGKKEMLAFQCSRRGGELKISVRGDGRVDIAGQSAVVLKGNLTL; this is translated from the exons ATGCAGATTCCCATTTTTACGGTTGATGCGTTTACAAACCGGCCGTTTTCTGGAAATCCTGCGGCAGTTTGTCTGCTTGAAAAT GACCTGGATGAAGATTTGCACCAAAAGATTGCAGCAGAAATGAACCTTTCAGAAACAGCTTTCATCAGAAAACTGAAACCTGGAGATGACTTCACCAAAA GTTCCTGCTTTGGGCTCAGATGGTTCACCCCAGCCAGTGAAGTTCCTCTCTGTGGTCATGCTACTCTGGCATCAGCTGCTGTGTTGTTTCATGTACAAA AAAATACAAACTCAGTTCTCACGTTTGTGACTCTGAGTGGGGAATTAAAGGCCAGACAAGTGGAAGATCATATTGTCCTGGACTTGCCACTTTACACAGCCTACCCCCAG gaacTTAAGGAAGTAGAAGAATTAataaag GCAGCTGTTGGTGACATGAGTGTCCAGGACATCCGCTACTCTCCCGACACAAGGAAGCTGCTGGTCCGCCTCAGTGACACCTATGACAG GTCCGTGTTGGAAAACTTGAAAGTGAATGCACAACACTTTTTGTCAGCTGAGAAGACAGGGAAATTGAAAGGACTCATACTCACTGTCAAGGGAAATTCCAGTGGAAAAGGCCATGACTTTTACTCCAGATATTTTGCACCTTGGGTTGGAGTTCTGGAAGACCCTGTTACAG GGTCTGCTCATGCTGTTTTGAGCAGCTACTggtcagagcagctggggaagaaAGAAATGCTTG CGTTTCAGTGCTCCCGCCGCGGAGGAGAGCTGAAGATTTCCGTGCGCGGTGACGGCAGAGTTGACATTGCTGGGCAGAGTGCTGTGGTGCTAAAAGGAAACCTGACTTTGTGA